One window of the Tachypleus tridentatus isolate NWPU-2018 chromosome 10, ASM421037v1, whole genome shotgun sequence genome contains the following:
- the LOC143228562 gene encoding O-acyltransferase like protein-like, which produces MLIPLLGSGPLWHEGIDHVVEGCRKNWWANMLFINNFLTTKNVCLNYTWYLPNDFQFHILSLLILVPLMRSTVRGLLITATLVLSSMVITGAITEFYDYPATRLYGLPTTE; this is translated from the exons ATGTTAATTCCACTATTGGGATCTGGCCCATTGTGGCATGAAGGAATTGATCACGTGGTGGAAGGTTGCCGAAAGAACTGGTGGGCTAACATGTTGTTCATTAACAACTTTTTGACAACGAAAAACGTG tgCTTGAACTACACCTGGTATCTTCCAAACGACTTTCAGTTCCACATCCTGTCCTTATTAATTCTTGTACCACTGATGAG ATCTACTGTTCGTGGGTTGCTCATCACTGCAACTCTAGTTCTATCTTCCATGGTGATTACAGGAGCCATAACCGAATTCTACGACTATCCTGCCACCAGGCTGTACGGACTTCCAACAACCGAGTGA
- the LOC143228258 gene encoding O-acyltransferase like protein-like, giving the protein MVGCLLAKKQQIALSPFQQVLGWILSMAGLMLVLYGTYDWNRGQETSRAAVVFYAATHRTVWAVAIAWLTVTCVYGYGGLLNTFLSLKIFVVLDRVTYAAYLIHPLFQQVYHSRLRVHLSGDQYVGIYGYLGNLMVVYPSAFLFTLFFESPFLSLEKLLLTRFTERKGIQRFT; this is encoded by the exons ATGGTCGGGTGTCTTCTCGCCAAGAAACAGCAAATTGCTTTATCTCCG TTTCAACAAGTGTTGGGTTGGATACTTTCGATGGCAGGATTGATGCTGGTATTATACGGAACGTATGACTGGAACAGAGGGCAGGAAACTAGCCGTGCAGCTGTTGTTTTCTACGCTGCCACTCATCGGACTGTCTGGGCTGTAGCGATAGCTTGGCTAACTGTAACTTGTGTCTATGGTTACGGAG GATTACTGAACACATTTCTGTCCTTGAAAATCTTTGTTGTATTAGATAGAGTAACGTACGCAGCCTATCTAATCCATCCTTTGTTCCAACAAGTTTACCACAGTCGACTTCGTGTCCATCTCTCAGGAGATCAGTATGTAGGg ATATATGGCTACCTCGGTAATTTGATGGTGGTCTATCCATCAGCGTTTTTGTTTACCCTCTTCTTTGAGTCTCCATTTTTGTCACTCGAGAAATTACTGTTGACAAGGTTCACAGAGAGAAAAGGGATTCAACGCTTTACTTAG